The window CACAATGAAAGTCGTAACTTTCTCTCTATATAGAAGtgtccatatatatatatatatatatatatatggaggATAGCGGCAGTCCGGCGGACTTATGAAGTCGGGTTTCGTTACTCGGCAATTCCCGGTTTGCATGCCGTTTGCTGCTTCGTGGGCTGCTCGATGTGAACTTTCGTGGTGTTCAGTTTCCGCCATTACGAAGGGCGCGATTCCCAGGTACTCGTCTTCCGCCCAAGCAATTCGCGAGATCTGGAAGCTGGAAGGCACTCGAGGCCTTTGGAAGGGCGTGACGGCAACTGCAGCAGCATCAGGCATTTCGTGGATCACCTTCAGATATCTGTAAGACTGACGCTAGAAATCGCGTGCCGAGGCGTGCGTATATGGATTCGGAGTGCTTAGTCGTCCGCGTCTATGCGCATCGAGTTAGCAACGCAGGACACAGCGGCAGAGGGGGCACAGAAGGCTGCGGCTAACGTGGCgagtgaagaagagaagaaaaggcgacGGACGAAAACCTGAAACGGGCACGTGGAGCACCGACGCGCGCATATGCCGGAGCATAGTTGGGATGTGGATGGCGTCTCAGATTTGTTTGCTTGTCGCTTCAGCTTCGATTCGGGGAGATATCATCTTACGTCTCTCCCGGCGTTCTCCTCAGAAGGCGTCGCGACCTCGCGCACGCCTTTACccgcttcttcatcttctgtTTCGCCTTTAGCGGTCGCGACTtcgtcgtctgtctctcccgcTGCTTCGAGGCCCCCGGTTGACGATGTGACGCGCACGCGTCCAGCGGACGAGCCGTTGCTTGGGAAGGCAACAAGCGGAGACGAGCAAGAGACATCGCGGATCGGCGTCGTGGTCGCCCCTGGGACCGCTGGCTGTTCAACGCAGGATCAGCAAAGAAAACACCGAGATGGACAGCAACAGGGCGGCGACACTGTCGCGTTCCGCGCGAATCTTGTGAGAGGCAACACCCGCGGCGTCAGACGACTCGCTCGCCGTTTCCGCGTTGCTGCATCAGCGAACAAATGGAAAGGACATTAGTTTGAGCGGCTGGTGGGTGGCTGCGGTCTCGCGTGTATTGTCGGCTTCTCCACACCTCGTGCGGACGCCTCACGTAGTttgccggcgtcgccccttCTCCGCCGTTCCGATGGGACAGCGGAGACCGCACACACCATGAAGGGCGTCTGTGTTGGTCCATGCTCCATGCGTCCTGTTTCGTGGCGCTATCCAGCGCGACGAACTACCTGACGGCTGGTCTGCCTCGGCGAGCGGACAGGGGAGAAGAGTGCTTGTGGTGTCTGCTCGgtgcgtcgccagcgcgttTTCACCTCGcgtgctgcgtcgccgctaGGTGTATCCCCGCGGCTTCACTCAAGAGCGATGGCGGGCACCGGGCATCCTCTGTGGCAGCATTCAGttctctgccttcctctctctccacttGCTCTTCACAGGTCGCCAGCATCGTTGCAGGCTTCCTCTCCACTCTTTTGACGCACCCGCTGTGGCTAGTGAAGGCCCGCATGGAGATGCAGGCGTATGAGACTCAGGTGAGACGAGAGCAAAGGTCGCGAGCTGGAAGAAGGTacagggcggcgacgagagaggagagataGTAGCCCAAGGCGGCTGAGAAGGGACTGATCGCGGGCTGGAGACACGAACGATGACGACGCGACAAGGACAGGGGTGCGGCGGTGGGGGGGtgaggcgagagacagccgccgcgaagtGCCCGCGGTCGACACGAGTTTACCGATTTGCCGTTCATCGAGCGAGAttccttcgcttcctttGTCACCCCGTGTCTCGGCTGTCTACCTGCCGCGTTTTCCCCCGTTTTCTCCTTTCTGTTGCGCAGGCGATCTCCGGGTGGCCGCGCTACCGGGGGCCGCTTGACTGTCTCCTCAGTCTCCGGCGCACTGGcgggctgccggcgctgtaCGCGGGTCTGGGCCCGGCGATTATGCTGGTGCCCCATGCCGCAGTCCAGATCATGGTCTACGAGGAGATGAAGAAGCGCGCAGTCCAGACTCCCGAGAGGTAAATGCGACCTGGACTGCAGTCGATATGGACTAACGGGAACTCGCGAAAAGCGCATGCTGCCGGACGTGCTTCGATGCGCCTCTGTGTGCGGACGTGAGCAGGCggctctgcatgcagcttcGTCCAGACGGCGGTTCTGTTTGCTTGCGTGTGAGCCGGTGCCCGGCCGAGAGTTGGCAACGCATGCGTCGGGGGCTTCTATTGCCGGCTCGGCCGGTTCGATGTGTGCGCGacctgcagagagcgagacagcgaTTCAGGAGGCTACGGCGTCAGGCCGTTCATTTGGGGCGCGGCCTCCAAGTGCGCGGCCATCACAGTCACTTACCCTCTTCAGGTACAGCTAGTTTTAGGAAGCAGAGCGGGGCATTTTGTCGAGGCGCTCGAGACACTTCTTAGACGCCTGGATCGCCCCGACAACTCGGCTGTGCCATCCTGCGCGTATCTAACTCTCACGACTCGTGCGTGAGGACGCGTGCGTTCTTAGAAAAacgtctctctgcggcggtgcACCGTGAGATCGTCTGGTGTGCTGTGGACGCCACTGCGTTGCGGTCTGCAGGTGCTTCGAGCTCGGCAGCAAGTCGCGAATTCTCCGTATGCAGGGAAAAACTCTCTTCAGATTGCTGGCGTAAGTTGTCCAGATAAGAAGCCAAAAGAACGAGAGTGAGCCCTGCGCTGTCGGCGTTCCTGTGGATCGGGCTTTGGCTCCTCGAAACGTGCCGTAGACCAGGCGGCGCTTGACAGTGGAAATTCCGGAGGCGTGAGGCGTGGAACAGCACGGCGTTCAGGGTTCGAGCGGGACCGCAGATCCCAGGTCGGTGTGACGTTTCTGTGTGAAGACTGTGCTGTCTACGGTGTgctgtctcttttctcgtCTGTCAGCTCATGCTTCGCAGCGAAGGCTTTCTATCTCTCTTTGGGGGCTACTTCGTCCATCTCCAGCGCGCGTGCCTCCAGAACGGCATCATGTTCCTCCTTTTTGAGCACCTCGTCGGgtcgcttcgctcgcgctgATTGACGAATGCCTCCCTCCTTCAAACGCATCGCAGGCAGGGAGATTCTTTGCGGCCCTCAAGCTCAACCTGGCGCCTACTGCAAAGGATTCGGTATACGTAACGTGTCTGTCAAGAACAAGCAAGTGaactgcgtgtgtgtgtgtgtgtatctTTTGGCGTTTCCGTGCGTTCCATATTGGCTTTCAAAGGGAAATCTAGTTCTGGCATATGTACACCGTCATCGTCTCAACAGCGCAGATGTGAATAATTCGTCAAGCCGATTGGCAACCAGCGTCAGTGCTGGTGCAAAGGACTCGGCATCTAAAAAGTAATGAAAGCACATTTCAGGCCACTGCCTGGGGGAGAGGGCAGATGTGCTGGCGTATATGGTGGCTCTACAGCCGCCTCCTGAAGAacgcagctccgcgcctaCAGGTTGTTTTGCAGAGGCACATAGTCAGGCTCATCTGCTAGGGCGCACATAATAGAAAAAGGCATGAGAAGGGTTCCACGacgttatatatatatatatataaaccctaaaccctatatatatatatatatatatatatatatatatatatatatagagagagagagagagagagagagagagagaaacagaTCGATGGATAGACTGACACATAGCGATATATAAATAAGGCAAGAGGGGGAGACATTTGTTTCGCTTATCACCTGGTACAGATGATCTGCATCACGCTCACAAGATAAAAAGACGAGCCGCTGGACGTGGATAGGACCTACTGCATCCCTTTAGCTCTGGCGGCAGTCCTGCAGTTATGAGTGCTCTACCCCTCTTTTTAGCGCACGTCACCATTACGGTACATGCTGCGGTGGAAGCTTTTAAGAGCCGCGCACTTGTTCAAGGTTCTTGAAGGCGCAACGGAAGCCCAGattgcctgcgccgcgggcgatGCAGGTGTTGGTAATACGGTTCAAACATGGCGTCGTTCATTGGGGCGCCAGGCTTGGAGAAAGGGCACTCGCCGTATACTCTGTATTTCAGTGCCACCCCTGGATATTCATtgtcttcgtctctgtctgTACAAATACATGAACAGGGTGAGAGATCTCTAGGGGCAGCGTTATGCAGGTTGCTTCTCTGTGCTGGTCTACACGGAACCGGCATGTGCCATTGCAGAGAGCCCGTCTCGGTGCTTCTAGTGACCTGGCATCGATTTTAGCATTTTGAAAGTGAGTGGATCGCAATAAATCATCCTGATTTCTGTCCTGTAAGAACGGACCGCTACTTCGCGAGGGGATTCCCGCAAAGAGGCGTCGGCAGTATTCTCTGTAAGAGATTGTGCTTCGTAGTCTAGGGGAAGCGAGAGCTGACCCGTTGAAGGGAATGCACGCTGTCAGCGCGTAGCGGCCTCCATATTTGTCGATATTCTTTTATTTCCAGCGTGTGCGTAGGTTTGTTCAGATGGAATGCATGTGTATTCGTGTGTGTTTTTGGTATTTATCAAGCCTCAAGGTACGTAGACGCGGGGGGCGCAATATAAGCCGAGGCGGGGGGCGAAGTCGCACTGGGCGAGTGGAATCGAATTTTTGGTCTTGTTGGGATTCACGGCGGCACACGACGTATCGCAAAACAGCGGTGCCTGGactccttcttccgcttccagAGACGTTAGGTGCTTTTCGTGCTCGAGTTTTTGCAAGTCGTGGACGTTTCGCATTTTGCGTTCTGCTTCTCGGCTGTGTCGTTTCGTGTCTACGGTTGCtagtccgccgcggcgagcgagggacGACGGCCCTACTAAAATTTATTCAGGAAAACAAAAAACGAACGGCTTATTTGCTATTTCTGTTTCGTAACGAGCAAGGATATCGTGAACACAGTGTTTCTGAGAGCCTTCTACAGCCTTCTTTCGGCTTTGCGAGTCGCATGCCTCTCACGCGAACAGACGGCACACAGAGACTGACAAAGCTTGTTTCTTTTTCGGGGCCAGGGATTTTGATGTGCCTCTTCCACACTCCCTGTATCGTGGACGCCCCAGAATCTCCTGACTGCGTCGTTTTCGTCTTCCCTAGTGCCCAGCGACCTCCGTGCGttgcctcgccgtctcgtaTGAGTCTGGCGCTGTACTGCGCGACCTTTACCGGACTAACCGAGGCGCTTGTA is drawn from Besnoitia besnoiti strain Bb-Ger1 chromosome VI, whole genome shotgun sequence and contains these coding sequences:
- a CDS encoding hypothetical protein (encoded by transcript BESB_066290), whose product is MPLSGHEWSSVSTHVSVVSCETAPRLQSHRLRPLACAASDLCLRSACPLSLLRSLAFVELNAVRTSPLTSAPHYSVSSSDSACSALFLRLEARCSSEAAARQRIFFRQHVDDGRRAAPSTLGGTAPVPIPVGFSSRLASAARCDSQSLSSSPASHELQAAYSASPSVSPSAPATPPGCGLTPADAPGVSLYARLSLAPSQPFAVAASTYSTASASSWPWRSPSSLDVIPASCRGTAREEREAAGRREEGPRAEASRPHSTADMQGGEAHSGDSKRPAAQKSALASGVAAVVTCCVLHPLDLIKTRLQVSAITKGAIPRYSSSAQAIREIWKLEGTRGLWKGVTATAAASGISWITFRYLFDSGRYHLTSLPAFSSEGVATSRTPLPASSSSVSPLAVATSSSVSPAASRPPVDDVTRTRPADEPLLGKATSGDEQETSRIGVVVAPGTAGCSTQDQQRKHRDGQQQGGDTVAFRANLVASIVAGFLSTLLTHPLWLVKARMEMQAYETQAISGWPRYRGPLDCLLSLRRTGGLPALYAGLGPAIMLVPHAAVQIMVYEEMKKRAVQTPERERDSDSGGYGVRPFIWGAASKCAAITVTYPLQVLRARQQVANSPYAGKNSLQIAGLMLRSEGFLSLFGGYFVHLQRACLQNGIMFLLFEHLVGSLRSR